A genomic stretch from Arachis stenosperma cultivar V10309 chromosome 3, arast.V10309.gnm1.PFL2, whole genome shotgun sequence includes:
- the LOC130965466 gene encoding 4-coumarate--CoA ligase 2-like, which translates to MPPSSETTYSIDAQKTNFNQTYQTTHIFKSKLPDIPINNTIPLHTYSFQKLPQVFHRPCLITGDGKTYTYGDIHRASRSFAVGLFNLGICKGDVIMILLPNSPEFVFSFWAASMLGAVSTTANPSYTSVEITKQLKASKAKIVITRSMHVHKLKQEEENTFIVITVDNSPENCMSYSVVSSMEGNLPEVDIDPDDMVALPFSSGTTGLPKGVVLTHRSLITNVAQQVDGENPNLHLKEEDVVLCVLPLFHIYALHSVMLCSMRVGCRVLLMEKFEMRVMLELVEKQRVSVLMAVPALVTALSKNPAVEEYDLRSMRMVMSGGAPLAEDIEEAFHSRLPQAILRQALGMTESGPVISMSLSFAKNPMTTKLRSCGTVIRNAELKIIDLLTGSSLPYNTSGEICIRGQQIMKGYLNDERATAEAIDEEGWLHTGDIGYVDDDDEIFIVDRLKELIKFKGFQVAPAELEGILMSHPSIEDAAVVPQKDDVAGEVPVAFVVRSSNDDPITEDAIKGFIAKQVVFYKKLHRVIFIDVIPKSSIGKILRKELKAILSN; encoded by the exons ATGCCACCATCATCAGAAACAACTTATTCCATTGATGCACAAAAAACCAACTTCAACCAAACTTACCAAACTACCCACATCTTTAAATCAAAATTACCAGACATACCCATCAACAATACTATTCCTCTCCACACTTATTCCTTTCAAAAGCTCCCCCAAGTCTTCCACCGCCCATGTCTCATCACGGGTGATGGCAAGACTTACACCTATGGTGATATCCACCGCGCTTCTAGAAGCTTTGCAGTGGGCCTCTTCAACCTTGGAATCTGCAAAGGTGACGTCATCATGATACTACTCCCAAACTCTCCAGAATTCGTGTTCTCCTTTTGGGCTGCTTCTATGCTTGGTGCAGTTTCCACCACTGCCAACCCTTCTTACACCTCCGTTGAAATCACAAAGCAGCTCAAAGCCTCCAAGGCCAAAATCGTCATTACACGTTCCATGCACGTGCACAAgctcaaacaagaagaagaaaacaccTTTATA GTGATAACTGTAGACAATTCACCAGAGAACTGCATGAGTTACTCGGTGGTTTCCAGCATGGAAGGGAACCTGCCGGAGGTGGATATCGATCCTGATGACATGGTGGCACTGCCATTTTCCTCCGGCACGACGGGGCTGCCGAAGGGTGTGGTTCTGACACACAGAAGTCTGATAACAAACGTGGCTCAACAAGTTGATGGAGAGAACCCTAACTTGCACCTGAAGGAAGAGGATGTAGTGCTTTGCGTTCTGCCATTGTTTCACATTTACGCACTACACTCGGTGATGTTGTGCTCTATGAGAGTAGGGTGTAGGGTGTTGCTTATGGAGAAGTTTGAGATGAGGGTGATGTTGGAGCTTGTGGAAAAGCAGAGGGTTTCGGTTTTGATGGCGGTACCGGCGTTGGTGACGGCACTTTCAAAGAACCCGGCAGTGGAGGAGTATGACCTTAGGTCCATGCGGATGGTGATGTCGGGAGGTGCCCCACTTGCAGAGGATATTGAGGAGGCTTTTCATAGTAGATTGCCTCAAGCAATCCTTCGACAG GCTTTAGGAATGACAGAATCAGGACCCGTAATATCGATGTCACTAAGTTTTGCAAAGAATCCAATGACAACCAAATTAAGGTCATGCGGCACTGTTATTAGAAATGCAGAGTTGAAGATCATTGATCTTTTGACCGGCTCTTCTCTCCCTTATAATACTTCGGGTGAAATTTGTATCCGAGGTCAACAGATTATGAAAG GATACTTGAATGATGAGAGGGCCACAGCAGAAGCTATTGATGAAGAGGGTTGGCTTCATACcggtgatattggttatgtagatgatgatgatgagattTTCATTGTTGATAGACTCAAGGAACTCATCAAATTTAAAGGCTTCCag GTGGCTCCGGCAGAACTTGAAGGAATTCTCATGAGCCACCCTTCCATTGAAGACGCAGCTGTTGTCCC GCAAAAAGATGATGTAGCGGGTGAAGTTCCAGTTGCTTTTGTGGTGAGGTCATCAAATGATGATCCTATTACTGAAGATGCTATAAAGGGCTTTATAGCTAAACAg GTAGTGTTTTACAAGAAGCTACATAGAGTAATTTTCATTGACGTAATTCCAAAATCTTCAATCGGCAAGATACTAAGAAAAGAACTCAAAGCAATCCTATCTAATTAG
- the LOC130969660 gene encoding cellulose synthase-like protein D3, protein MASKQFKGSRSSLSETSDAPETQKPPLPPTVTFGRRTSSGRYISYSRDDLDSELGSNDFMNYTVHLPPTPDNQPMDPSISQKVEEQYVSNSLFTGGFNSVTQAHLMDKVIESEANHPQMAGAKGSSCAIPGCDAKVMRDERGVDILPCECDFKICRDCYIDAVKIGGGMCPGCKEPYKNTELDEVAVDNGRPLPLPPPNRVSKMERRLSLMKSTKSALMRSQTGDFDHNRWLFETTGTYGYGNAIWPKEGNFGNGNGDDNSVADPSELMNRPWRPLTRKLKIPAAILSPYRLIIFVRLAVLVLFLMWRVTHPNKEAIWLWGMSVVCEIWFAFSWLLDQLPKLCPVNRSTDLNVLKEKFETPTPDNPTGKSDLPGIDIFVSTADPEKEPPLVTANTILSILATDYPVEKLSCYVSDDGGALLTFEAMAEAASFANVWVPFCRKHDIEPRNPESYFNLKRDPYKNKIRPDFVKDRRRVKREYDEFKVRINGLPDSIRRRSDAFHAREEIKAMKLQRQNREDEPVEPVKIPKATWMADGTHWPGTWLNSAPEHSRGDHAGIIQMMLKPPSDEPLLGTSDDSNLIDMTDVDIRLPLLVYVSREKRPGYDHNKKAGAMNALVRASAIMSNGPFILNLDCDHYVYNSKAMREGMCFMMDRGGDRLCYVQFPQRFEGIDPSDRYANHNTVFFDVNMRALDGLQGPVYVGTGCLFRRVALYGFDPPRSKEHNSASGCCSCCLGRRRKKSTPEENRALRLGDSDHEEEMNLSLFPKKFGNSTFLIDSIPVAEFQGRPLADHPAVKNGRPPGALTVPRELLDASTVAEAISVISCWYEEKTEWGHRVGWIYGSVTEDVVTGYRMHNRGWKSVYCVTKRDAFRGTAPINLTDRLHQVLRWATGSVEIFFSRNNAILASSRMKLLQRIAYLNVGIYPFTSIFLIVYCFLPALSLFSGQFIVQSLSVTFLVYLLTITVTLCMLAILEIRWSGIELEEWWRNEQFWLIGGTSAHLAAVLQGLLKVIAGIEISFTLTSKSGGDDVDDEFADLYIVKWTSLMLPPITIMMVNLIAIAVGVSRTIYSTIPQWSKLLGGVFFSFWVLTHLYPFAKGLMGRRGRTPTIVFVWSGLIAITISLLWVAINPPQGSNQIGGSFQFP, encoded by the exons ATGGCgtcaaaacaatttaagggtaGCAGATCATCTCTATCAGAAACTTCTGATGCACCTGAAACCCAGAAGCCTCCTTTACCTCCAACCGTAACATTCGGCCGAAGAACTTCGTCGGGTCGTTACATCAGTTACTCTAGAGATGATCTTGACAGTGAGCTAGGAAGCAATGACTTCATGAATTACACGGTGCATTTGCCACCAACCCCAGATAACCAACCTATGGATCCATCAATCTCACAGAAAGTTGAGGAACAATATGTGTCGAATTCACTCTTCACAGGCGGATTCAACAGTGTGACACAAGCACATCTTATGGACAAGGTGATAGAATCCGAAGCAAACCATCCACAGATGGCTGGAGCAAAAGGATCTTCATGTGCAATACCTGGTTGTGATGCTAAG GTGATGAGGGATGAACGTGGTGTGGATATTCTTCCATGTGAGTGTGATTTCAAGATATGTAGAGACTGCTACATAGATGCAGTGAAAATAGGTGGTGGTATGTGTCCAGGGTGCAAGGAACCATACAAGAACACAGAACTAGATGAAGTGGCAGTGGATAATGGAAGGCCTCTTCCACTTCCACCGCCGAACCGGGTGTCTAAGATGGAGAGGAGATTGTCATTGATGAAGTCAACAAAGTCAGCTCTGATGAGAAGCCAAACTGGTGATTTTGATCACAACAGGTGGCTCTTTGAAACAACAGGTACCTATGGCTATGGCAATGCTATATGGCCAAAGGAAGGGAATTTTGGAAATGGAAATGGAGATGACAATAGTGTTGCTGATCCTTCTGAGTTGATGAACAGACCTTGGAGACCACTTACAAGGAAACTCAAGATACCTGCTGCTATTCTGAGTCCATATCG TCTCATCATTTTTGTAAGATTGGCAGTGTTAGTACTATTCCTGATGTGGAGGGTGACACACCCAAATAAAGAGGCAATCTGGCTATGGGGAATGTCTGTGGTTTGTGAGATATGGTTTGCATTCTCTTGGCTTCTTGATCAGTTGCCAAAGCTATGTCCAGTGAATCGTTCCACCGATCTTAATGTTCTTAAGGAAAAATTTGAAACACCAACTCCTGACAATCCTACTGGAAAATCTGATCTTCCAGGCATAGATATTTTTGTGTCTACTGCAGATCCTGAAAAAGAACCACCTCTTGTAACTGCAAACACCATCTTGTCTATTCTTGCTACTGATTACCCTGTTGAGAAGCTTTCTTGCTATGTTTCCGACGATGGTGGAGCTCTTCTAACTTTTGAGGCAATGGCTGAAGCTGCTAGCTTTGCTAATGTATGGGTTCCTTTCTGCCGGAAACACGACATTGAGCCGAGAAATCCTGAATCATATTTCAACTTGAAGAGAGACCCTTACAAGAACAAAATCAGGCCGGATTTCGTGAAGGACCGGAGGCGTGTGAAGCGCGAGTATGATGAGTTCAAAGTTAGGATCAATGGCCTGCCTGACTCAATTCGTCGCCGGTCCGATGCATTTCATGCAAGGGAAGAAATCAAGGCCATGAAACTTCAGAGACAGAACAGGGAAGATGAACCTGTGGAGCCTGTAAAGATTCCGAAAGCAACATGGATGGCTGATGGAACTCACTGGCCAGGAACTTGGTTGAATTCTGCACCTGAACACTCCAGGGGTGACCATGCTGGTATAATTCAG ATGATGTTGAAACCTCCAAGTGATGAACCTCTTCTAGGAACCAGTGACGATTCAAATCTCATTGACATGACCGATGTGGATATCCGTCTTCCCCTTCTTGTTTACGTTTCCAGAGAGAAACGTCCGGGCTATGACCACAACAAGAAAGCTGGAGCCATGAACGCCTTGGTTCGAGCCTCGGCAATCATGTCCAATGGACCTTTCATACTCAACCTTGACTGTGATCACTATGTCTACAACTCAAAGGCAATGAGGGAAGGCATGTGCTTCATGATGGATCGAGGAGGCGACCGCCTTTGCTATGTACAGTTCCCACAACGGTTCGAGGGGATTGACCCCTCAGATAGATATGCCAATCACAATACTGTATTCTTTGATGTCAACATGAGAGCCCTTGATGGACTTCAAGGGCCAGTTTATGTAGGAACCGGTTGTCTATTCAGAAGGGTAGCCCTCTATGGTTTCGATCCACCTCGCTCCAAAGAACATAACTCGGCTTCAGGCTGCTGTAGTTGCTGCCTCGGCCGGAGGCGAAAGAAGAGCACCCCTGAAGAGAACAGAGCACTAAGATTGGGTGATTCTGATCATGAAGAAGAAATGAACCTTTCCTTATTCCCAAAGAAATTTGGAAACTCAACTTTCCTCATTGATTCAATTCCAGTGGCAGAGTTCCAAGGCAGGCCACTTGCTGACCACCCTGCAGTCAAGAATGGCCGTCCGCCGGGTGCTCTCACCGTCCCCCGGGAGCTTCTCGACGCATCGACCGTCGCGGAGGCCATCAGTGTTATCTCCTGTTGGTATGAGGAGAAGACTGAATGGGGACACCGTGTAGGATGGATCTACGGATCAGTGACTGAGGATGTTGTCACCGGCTATAGGATGCACAACAGAGGATGGAAATCGGTTTACTGTGTGACAAAACGCGACGCATTCCGGGGAACTGCTCCGATCAACCTCACCGACAGACTCCATCAGGTTCTCCGGTGGGCTACTGGTTCAGTTGAAATATTCTTCTCAAGAAACAATGCCATTCTTGCAAGCTCAAGAATGAAGCTTCTTCAGCGAATTGCATACCTTAACGTCGGAATCTATCCCTTCACTTCCATATTCCTTATCGTCTACTGCTTTCTTCCGGCACTCTCCCTCTTCTCCGGCCAGTTCATCGTTCAGTCCCTCAGCGTCACGTTCCTCGTTTATCTCTTAACAATCACGGTTACTTTATGCATGCTTGCAATTCTGGAGATCAGGTGGTCCGGCATTGAGCTAGAAGAATGGTGGCGAAACGAACAGTTCTGGCTAATCGGCGGAACAAGCGCCCACCTGGCGGCGGTTCTACAAGGCCTGCTAAAAGTGATAGCAGGAATAGAGATCTCATTCACATTAACCTCCAAGTCCGGCGGCGACGACGTAGACGACGAGTTTGCCGATCTATACATTGTGAAATGGACATCACTTATGTTGCCACCAATCACAATAATGATGGTGAACTTGATAGCAATAGCGGTTGGTGTAAGCAGGACTATTTACAGTACGATACCTCAATGGAGCAAGTTGCTAGGTGGAGTTTTCTTCAGCTTTTGGGTGTTGACTCATTTATACCCTTTTGCAAAAGGGTTGATGGGAAGAAGAGGGAGAACACCTACCATTGTTTTTGTGTGGTCTGGTCTTATTGCTATCACAATTTCACTCCTTTGGGTCGCTATTAATCCACCTCAAGGTTCCAACCAAATTGGTGGTTCCTTCCAGTTTCCATAG
- the LOC130967992 gene encoding probable arabinosyltransferase ARAD1, whose amino-acid sequence MAGRQMMPRSKSRILLFSLSLLVFSLLFFLSSFQQGTRLPPTSRHSLTTATTAETSFVASLDHFLANKSPSTKDDTASPDADVTPLDEAVSRSEADRLYSDPYYPVGLPLRVYVYDMPKKFTYDLLWLFQNTYKDTSNLTSNGSPVHRLIEQHSIDYWLWADLIAPPSERLLRSVVRVHRQEEADLFYVPFFTTISFFLMEKQHCKALYREALKWMTDQPAWKRSGGRDHILPIHHPWSFKSVRRYVKNAIWLLPDMDSTGNWYKPGQVYLEKDLILPYVPNVELCDTRCLSETNPKRSTLLFFRGRLKRNAGGKIRLKLGAELSGADGVVIQEGTAGEGGKEAAQNGMRKSLFCLSPAGDTPSSARLFDAIVSGCIPVIVSDELELPFEGILDYRKIALFVSSFDAVKPGWLLNFLRGISAARIKEMQQNLSKYSRHFLYSSPAQPLGPEDLVWRMMAGKVVNIKLHSRRSQRVVQGSRNVCTCECRPGNVTDTVPIIS is encoded by the exons ATGGCAGGAAGGCAGATGATGCCGAGATCCAAATCAAGAATCCTTCTCttctcactctctctcctcgTCTTCTCTCTCCTTTTCTTCCTCTCCTCCTTCCAACAAGGCACCCGCCTTCCTCCCACCTCCCGCCACTCCCTCACCACCGCCACCACCGCCGAAACATCTTTCGTCGCCTCCCTCGACCACTTCCTCGCCAACAAATCCCCTTCCACTAAAGACGACACCGCTAGCCCCGATGCTGACGTCACCCCCCTCGACGAAGCCGTTTCCCGCTCCGAAGCGGATCGCCTCTACTCCGATCCCTACTACCCGGTCGGTCTTCCACTTAGGGTTTACGTCTACGACATGCCGAAAAAGTTCACCTACGATCTTCTCTGGCTCTTCCAGAATACATACAAAGACACCTCCAATCTCACCTCCAATGGCAGCCCCGTTCACCGTCTCATCGAACAG CATTCTATTGATTACTGGCTTTGGGCGGATCTGATTGCTCCTCCGTCGGAGAGGCTGTTGAGAAGCGTTGTTAGGGTCCACCGACAAGAGGAGGCTGATTTGTTCTACGTACCGTTCTTCACAActataagcttcttcctcatgGAGAAACAGCATTGCAAGGCGCTTTATAGG GAAGCTTTGAAGTGGATGACTGATCAACCTGCGTGGAAGCGCTCCGGTGGAAGAGATCACATACTTCCTATTCATCATCCTTGGTCTTTTAAGTCTGTTCGCAGATACGTGAAGAATGCCATATGGCTGTTGCCAGATATGGATTCCACTGGGAACTG GTACAAGCCAGGACAGGTTTATCTCGAGAAGGACCTGATCCTTCCTTATGTTCCTAATGTTGAATTGTGTGATACCAGATGTCTGTCAGAAACGAATCCAAAGAGAAGCACACTACTTTTCTTTCGTGGCCGTCTCAAAAGAAATGCG GGAGGAAAGATACGCTTGAAACTTGGAGCTGAATTAAGCGGAGCTGATGGTGTGGTTATACAGGAGGGAACAGCTGGAGAAGGAGGAAAAGAAGCAGCTCAAAATGGCATGCGCAA GTCTCTATTTTGCCTAAGCCCAGCTGGTGACACTCCATCCTCTGCTAGATTATTTGATGCTATTGTTAGTGGATGCATTCCAGTTATAGTGAGTGACGAGCTGGAGCTTCCTTTTGAAGGAATACTTGATTACAGGAAG ATAGCCTTGTTTGTCTCTTCCTTTGATGCTGTGAAGCCAGGTTGGCTTCTAAATTTTTTGAGAGGCATTAGTGCTGCTCGTATAAAAGAAATGCAACAAAATCTTTCCAAG taCTCAAGGCATTTCCTGTATTCTAGTCCAGCTCAACCATTGGGTCCTGAAGATTTGGTTTGGAGAATG ATGGCTGGCAAGGTGGTGAACATCAAGCTTCATTCCCGAAGATCACAACGTGTAGTTCAAGGGTCTAGAAATGTTTGCACTTGTGAATGCAGACCTGGCAACGTCACTGATACCGTTCCAATTATCTCCtga